TTAAAAATAGCAAATAATGGGGCAAAGAAAACCCATATCGTTTATGAGGTAAATCTTAACTTCAACATTGCTCAGAAATACCTGGAAATGTTAAAAGAAAAAGAGCTTATCAGGAATGAAAACGGGCTTTTCATCACGACTGATAAAGGAAAGGTTTTTCAGGATATAGCTAAGGAAATCGAGCTTTAAACTGCTTTCCATTTGCTTTTTTTAATTTTTTTGTAACTATTCGACCACTGATAAAAAAGTATGTTTTCTCAGCAAAATGCTGCAATTCTCAGGATAATAGCGGCACTCCATTGAGTGCTGTT
The Methanosarcina sp. WWM596 DNA segment above includes these coding regions:
- a CDS encoding winged helix-turn-helix domain-containing protein, whose protein sequence is MANNGAKKTHIVYEVNLNFNIAQKYLEMLKEKELIRNENGLFITTDKGKVFQDIAKEIEL